In one window of Allorhodopirellula heiligendammensis DNA:
- a CDS encoding thiamine phosphate synthase, protein MTSSPPSAANRQTVMRVLDANSNRTSEGLRSMEETARFILNASSLTQQLKSLRHRFAASMERLPRKELLEARNSGLDVGTAASTQREQQRGSVTQIVAAAAGRTQQAMRCLEEYGKLIDVTFATEVEQLRYQCYDICSRLEQLCLGSRDRLNRLQNARLYCLMDTCASERKMLDRIRSLAAAGVDIIQLRESSVDDRTLWKRAAAGTHLARELGVLWIINDRADIAAAADADGVHVGQDELPVSQVRRIVGAEKLIGLSTHNIEQVRDAVRSTADYIGCGPVFPGTTKSFDEFPGCGFLQEIVSELNDVNGPPPTLAAFAIGGITPANAARVAAVGFGRVAVTSALSEGCESSNAAALRRCLQHVPLSTTKIP, encoded by the coding sequence ATGACGAGTTCACCACCATCGGCTGCCAACCGCCAAACGGTCATGCGTGTACTGGACGCCAACTCGAATCGCACCTCTGAAGGACTGCGGTCGATGGAGGAGACCGCGAGATTTATCCTGAACGCTAGCTCCCTGACCCAACAGCTGAAATCGCTTCGTCATCGGTTCGCTGCGTCGATGGAGCGACTGCCGCGTAAGGAGCTGCTGGAGGCGCGTAATTCCGGACTCGATGTGGGCACTGCGGCATCGACTCAGCGTGAGCAACAGCGAGGCTCGGTCACGCAGATCGTCGCCGCAGCAGCAGGACGGACTCAGCAAGCCATGAGGTGCTTGGAAGAATATGGCAAACTCATCGATGTCACGTTTGCGACTGAAGTCGAACAGCTTCGTTATCAGTGCTACGACATTTGTTCGCGTCTCGAACAGTTATGCCTTGGGAGCAGGGATCGTTTGAACCGCTTGCAGAACGCTCGCTTGTACTGCTTGATGGATACTTGTGCCAGCGAGCGGAAAATGCTCGATCGGATACGCAGTTTAGCTGCAGCTGGCGTTGATATCATCCAGTTGCGAGAATCAAGTGTGGATGACCGCACCCTGTGGAAACGGGCTGCCGCGGGGACTCATCTCGCTCGTGAGCTCGGGGTGTTGTGGATCATCAACGATCGCGCCGATATCGCGGCGGCCGCTGACGCCGATGGTGTCCATGTGGGGCAAGATGAACTGCCGGTTTCGCAGGTTCGTCGAATCGTTGGCGCTGAAAAACTGATTGGATTATCCACTCATAACATCGAACAGGTACGTGATGCGGTACGCTCGACAGCCGACTACATCGGCTGTGGCCCCGTTTTCCCAGGCACCACCAAGTCATTTGACGAGTTTCCTGGTTGTGGTTTCTTACAGGAAATCGTCTCTGAATTAAACGACGTCAATGGTCCCCCTCCGACGCTGGCGGCCTTCGCGATTGGAGGGATCACTCCCGCCAATGCCGCGCGAGTCGCCGCGGTCGGCTTCGGCCGTGTCGCGGTCACGTCCGCTTTGAGCGAAGGCTGCGAATCGAGCAACGCTGCGGCGCTGCGGCGCTGCCTTCAGCACGTTCCTCTATCGACGACCAAGATCCCATGA
- a CDS encoding thioredoxin family protein, translated as MLSLFLGLTLSFVTTGSSMLEPAKETPTHPSDQNYTLAYKKSVEEHKPLMVVVSAPYCPACQVLKQTTIADMTRSGELDNVSVAVVDRDAEPELAAQLMEGENLIPQIILFSKTEDGHWKRRRLMGFQPVQPIRNLLQKVRDGLTRG; from the coding sequence ATGTTGTCACTGTTCTTGGGTCTTACTCTTTCGTTCGTTACCACCGGCTCGTCGATGTTGGAACCTGCGAAGGAAACTCCCACTCATCCGAGTGACCAGAACTACACTTTGGCATACAAGAAATCAGTCGAGGAACATAAGCCGTTGATGGTTGTTGTCAGTGCCCCGTACTGCCCGGCCTGCCAAGTCCTCAAACAGACCACGATCGCCGACATGACTCGCTCAGGCGAGCTCGATAACGTGAGCGTTGCTGTCGTTGATCGCGATGCCGAGCCTGAACTGGCGGCACAATTGATGGAGGGAGAGAACCTCATCCCGCAAATCATCTTGTTCAGTAAAACAGAGGATGGACACTGGAAGCGTCGTCGCCTGATGGGATTTCAACCTGTTCAGCCCATTCGCAATTTACTTCAGAAGGTTCGCGACGGCCTGACCCGCGGCTAA
- a CDS encoding FG-GAP repeat domain-containing protein gives MNRLLSFWAITMGLLTSTTSLVSAEERPAVVQNVFEPPVRLLADGEEIDTGPSWGHSSPCVADLDGDGLDDLILGDFSGKFHVYRNVGSATEPAYKDDGMLQAGGVDAKVWIYCCIGSQARMGDLNGDGILDIISNSYDPGHCYLFLGLPDHQFAAQKELLDKAGVPVRAAPKQQQDSQSFGSFYELVDWENDGDLDLLIGCFNGDLKLRINEGTKTQPEFAEQNSDVQTRTGPLKVAGHLCPVVADWDDDGVWDIIAGSEDGSVTYFRNVGDVTTPEFAAGQVLVPPHEGSGYNIANWDAGTLVPGIRSQVDVTDFNGDGQLDLLLGDFYTALHFKQDISAEVKADIEKRLEHFNAVVKAYLEKRDALQARLTERFPGDALYSDEASQMWQQEYEALGEGVEAQQMASAEKKAAAALRPYLSSTRGDGDALYDLSQAHGYVWVYVRKSHGGDEPVAVKFESSRQTVRPGDSVHITVNVRIAPGYEIHALEVMPRATATRLELDLPHGFSDAKSWEEPPQMPSSTPGRGPAYHGNVTFYKEIPVAEDIEPGDYELTCSLAYQACNAKQCLRPVELTRKIAVSVKP, from the coding sequence ATGAACAGATTGCTGAGTTTTTGGGCTATCACTATGGGGCTGCTGACATCAACCACGAGTTTGGTCAGCGCCGAGGAACGTCCTGCTGTCGTTCAGAATGTCTTTGAGCCACCTGTCCGACTGCTTGCCGACGGTGAGGAGATCGACACGGGCCCGTCATGGGGGCACAGCAGTCCCTGCGTGGCGGATCTCGACGGCGATGGACTCGACGATTTGATTTTAGGCGACTTCAGCGGCAAGTTTCATGTTTACCGCAATGTCGGTTCGGCAACAGAGCCAGCCTATAAGGACGACGGAATGCTGCAGGCGGGCGGTGTCGATGCCAAGGTATGGATCTATTGCTGCATCGGCAGCCAGGCCCGGATGGGCGATCTCAATGGGGATGGCATTCTCGACATCATTTCGAACTCTTACGATCCCGGTCATTGCTATCTCTTTCTTGGATTGCCCGATCACCAATTCGCCGCTCAAAAAGAACTGCTCGATAAAGCGGGAGTGCCTGTACGGGCGGCGCCGAAACAGCAACAAGACTCCCAATCTTTCGGCAGTTTTTACGAGCTCGTGGATTGGGAGAACGATGGCGATCTCGATCTGTTGATTGGCTGCTTCAATGGTGACTTAAAACTGCGAATTAACGAAGGCACCAAAACTCAGCCTGAGTTTGCAGAACAGAATAGTGATGTCCAAACGAGAACGGGGCCATTGAAAGTCGCAGGCCACCTATGCCCGGTTGTCGCTGATTGGGACGATGATGGCGTGTGGGATATCATCGCTGGCAGCGAAGACGGCAGTGTCACGTACTTTCGCAACGTAGGCGACGTTACTACACCAGAGTTCGCCGCAGGCCAAGTGTTGGTGCCACCGCACGAAGGGAGTGGATACAACATCGCTAATTGGGACGCCGGGACACTCGTACCCGGAATCCGCTCCCAGGTTGACGTGACGGATTTTAATGGTGACGGCCAACTCGATCTGCTCCTGGGCGATTTTTATACCGCACTGCATTTTAAACAAGATATTTCCGCTGAAGTGAAAGCGGACATTGAGAAACGACTCGAGCATTTCAATGCCGTCGTGAAAGCGTATCTCGAAAAAAGAGATGCCTTGCAAGCGCGTCTGACGGAACGTTTCCCCGGAGATGCGCTGTATAGCGATGAAGCGAGCCAAATGTGGCAACAGGAATACGAGGCTCTCGGCGAGGGCGTGGAGGCACAGCAAATGGCCTCCGCCGAGAAAAAAGCCGCTGCCGCATTGAGGCCGTATTTGTCTTCGACTCGAGGTGATGGTGATGCATTGTATGACCTATCCCAGGCTCATGGTTATGTGTGGGTTTACGTGCGCAAATCACATGGTGGCGACGAGCCGGTCGCTGTCAAATTCGAGTCCTCCAGACAAACCGTTCGTCCCGGTGACTCTGTCCACATCACGGTGAACGTCAGAATCGCACCCGGGTACGAAATCCATGCCTTGGAGGTGATGCCCCGCGCCACAGCGACGCGTCTGGAACTCGACCTACCGCATGGATTCTCTGACGCGAAATCTTGGGAAGAACCGCCCCAGATGCCATCGAGTACTCCCGGTCGAGGCCCCGCCTATCATGGCAATGTGACTTTTTACAAGGAGATCCCCGTCGCCGAAGACATCGAGCCAGGCGACTACGAGCTGACATGCTCGCTTGCCTATCAAGCATGTAATGCCAAGCAATGCCTGCGACCGGTTGAATTGACACGCAAAATCGCAGTATCGGTCAAGCCATGA